Genomic DNA from uncultured Desulfuromusa sp.:
CTTGAAGAGGTTGCTGGTGTTTACAGTAATGATAAGCTGATTATTTCGATCCTCGCTGGAGTGACAACGACGGCGATTGAAAAATTCTTTCAAGGAGCCCCTCGGGTAGTCCGGGTGATGCCGAATACACCGGCTTTGGTGGGAGAAGCAGCCAGCGCTATCTGTCGTGGACACTATGCCAGCCAGGACGATCTTGTTGTCGTTAAGCAACTCTTTGAGTCGGTCGGTAAAGTGCAGCTCATTGATGAACGGCAGATGGATGCAGCAACAGGGCTGTCCGGTTCCGGGCCTGCCTATATCTATACGGTTATTGAGGCATTGGCTGACGGAGGAGTGCGTGAAGGGTTAAGACGCGATATTGCTCATGCGTTGGCAGTTCAAACAGTTGTTGGTGCTGCATTGATGGTGCGAGAAACAGGAGAGCATCCAGCTATTTTACGTGATCAGGTTTGTTCTCCCGGCGGGACCGCTATCGCCGGTATCAGCACCCTGGAAAAAAACGGGCTACGCACGACTCTGATGGAAGCCGTTTCCGCATCAGCTGCGCGTTCCCGGGAGTTAGGCGACAGTTAATTGTTTATCTGCTGCTTTTATGAGCTTTCTTGGGTGAAACGGCTTCTTTATGATTGATCAATTCTGGACTTTTTTTATTGCCATTACATTGTTGACATTATTTCCCGGTGTCGATTCTCTGTTGGTTGTCAGAAATACTTCCCGAGGTGGCTGGAAAGATGGAATTGCTACCAGCACCGGGATTTGTTCCGGTCTATTTGTTCACGCTATGGTCTCTGCTTTAGGGATTTCGGCTCTCCTGTTGCAATCAGCTATTGCCTTCAATGGTCTTAAATTGATTGGTGGCGGCTATTTGCTGTGGTTGGGGTGTTGCAGTTTATGGCATGCCGTACGCAGGAAAAAGATGGATGTGCTGGAATGGCAACCGACAATTCCCCGCAAGTTTCAACTGTCACGATCCTTGCGGGAAGGGTTTGTTTGTAATGTCTTTAACCCTAAAACACTTCTATTCTATATGGCTTTTCTGCCCCAGTTTATTGATCCAAGTCGTTCAGCAATATTACAATCTTTGTTTATGGCGATGGTCCATTTTTGTATTGCAATGGTCTACCAGGGAATACTGGCAATATTGGTCTGCCAGATTAGCGATTGGTTTAAGAATCATTCGTTAGGTCGCCTGCTGGAGGGTTTGGCCGGAGCCATTCTGATTTCTTTCGGGCTGCGAATCTTTTGGGAAAGACGGATATGAGTTTGGCTTATACGTTTATGATCTGGGATTCCTAGTGCTAAAATTACCTTTTCATTACGGTTGGCTTATCGTCATCACCGGTACCCTGACGTTGTTTTCCTGCCTTGGCTTGGCACGTTTTGCTTTTGGCATGTTACTTCCCAATATGCGCGACGGGCTTGGTCTGGCCTATGATCAGATGGGCTATTTGGGAACCGGGAACTTTGCCGGCTATCTTTTTTCGGTCGCTATCACTCCGACAGTCTTGAAAATTTTTCGTCCGCGAATCACTATCAGTACTGCTTTGCTGCTGATCGCTATTTCCCTGGTGGGGATGTCTCAGTCCGATACTTTCCTGCAATTGTTGATACTTTATGCCCTGACGGGGGTTGGTAGTGGTTTGGCAAATATCTCTACCATGGTTCTTATTGCCCACTGGTTCCGACGTGAAAAGCGTGGTTTGGCCGCAGGATTGATGGTTTTTGGAAATGGTGTTGGCATTATCTTTTCCGGGTTGATGATTCCACTCCTCAATCAGAATTACGCCGCTCATGGCTGGCGTGTCAGTTGGTTGCTGTTGGCCGGCATTACGATACTTATCAGTATTCTTGCTGCATTTCTGGTCAGGAATAATCCTGAATCTCTCGGTTTGGAACCTGTGGGTTCTAAAATCCCATTTTCTGAGAAGGAGCTGTGCTCTTCCGGCACCACCCACAATGGCCGGGTTCTTGTTTCTCTCGGGCTGCTTTATATGGCTTTTGGTGCGACCTATATGGTCTATGGAACATTTGTTGTTACCAGTATGGTTGAAGAATACGGGTTCAGCGAGGTGGTTGCAGGTCGGTTCTGGTCTTGGGTCGGTTTTTTCAGCCTGTTTTCCGGAATTATCTTTGGAACCCTTTCAGATCGGATTGGCCGTAAAAGTGGACTGATCGCTGTTTTTTCTGTTCAAACCCTTGCGTACCTTCTGGCAGGTTCAGGTTCGGTCCCCTTGGCCTTATTACTGTCGGTTTTTTTGTATGGAATTGCGGTGTGGGCGATACCGGCGATCATGACGGCTGCAGTCGGCGACTATCTGGGAGTGACCAGAGCTGCTGCCGGATTTTCCTTCATCACGTTCTTTTTTGCAGCCGGTCAAACGATTGGACCGGCTTTTGCCGGGCTGATGGCTGAACATTATGGGAGCTTTTCCCCCGCATTTCTGTTGTCGGCCCTGGTGACGGCAGTCGCGATATTGTTTGCGTTGAGCTTACCGCAACCCTCAGGACATTAGCCTGCAAGTCAGAGCAGTTTTCCTCGGCTGGTAAAATAGCGTTGATAGGGGTTGAAGGTTTTTCGGTGTTGATGGATCGCGATAATAACGATATTGATGATGCTGGCAATTGGGACCCCGATAATCATCCCTAATATCCCGTAGAGTTTCCCGCCCATAACAATAGCCAAAATAACCCAGAGAGGGTGAAGGTTGGAAACCTTGGAAATGAGGATCGGGATGAGAATGAAATTATCGATGATAATCTGGGCAATAAGCAGATAAACACAAAGAATCCACCAGAACTGTCCTCCCATCCCAAGGTCAACCAGAGCTATGACCACTCCGGGAATCATGCCGAGGATCGGTCCGATATAGGGGATTAAATTGCTGACACCTGCAATGATTGCCAGAGCTGATGCGTAGCGGATATCGGTCAGTGACAGCCCCATCCATACAACGATCCCGATAATCAGTGCTTCCAGTATTCTTCCACGAATAAAATGAGATAGCTGCCAACTGACATTTGCATAAATATCAAGAACCATTTCAAAATAACGGTTTGGCGCCAAAGAAATCAGCCCCCGAACAATTCTGCGGCTATCTCGTAAGAAAAAGAAAGAGAATAAAGGAACAAGCAGTAGGAGACTCCCAATACGCATGGCTGAGCGCGGAGTTTCTTTAAGGATAATCCCCAAAAATGACTGTGATGCTGAACTTATGCGCTCGGCAATATTATAATGGATAATAAAGGGAAAATGTTCCTGGGCAACCGTTAATAAACTATTCAGGTATTCTATAGCTCGCTCAATATAACGTGGAAAGTCTGCTTTGAGGGCTTGAGCCATTCCTTTCCAGTTGGGTGGCCCAATAATGAACAGAAGGAGGAAAATGAGTGCAAATATCAACAGGTAGACAATGAAAATACTTAAAGTCCGATTGATTTTGTTACCTTCAAAAAAATAGACAACCGGATCAAGAAGAAAGAGACAATCAGTGAAATCAACAGGGGCAAAAAGAGCCCGGATGTTGCTGTTTTCAGCAAGACCGTAATTGTCGATGCGGATGAGTAAATTGCAATTCCAGACGCGATGGCTGTCGTTAATATCAGGTATAGAACTGCAACCTGGGCGCGGCTCATATTGTTTTGACTAAGCATCTGTTTGCTGCTCTCGATTATTCAGCAATTGTTTATTTAATTCTTCAAGTTGCATGCTGCATTGGAGTAAGCGGTCACAAACCACCCGGTTTAATCCCAACATGATTTTTGCAGATGGAGCAGGGTGACGACGCACGGCTTCCAACATGTCCGAACGGAATAAACCAACTAATACCGTTGGTTCTGTGGTCCTGGCTGAGGCACAGCGTGGACGCGACGCCGTCAAGGCGACTTCACCGAAAAAATCTCCTGTTTTCAGAATAGCTTGTTCTGTCTCCTGACCTTGTTCGTCTAATTGTAAATTTGAACTTGTCCTGAGCGAATGGAGTACATCCCGGAGCCGATATCCCCCTCGTGAAAGACCGTTTCATCTCCCTCGTAGTTCCGCACATGGACGATATTTTCAAGGAAAGGCCAATTCGCGTTTGTCCAGCATTTTAAACATGGGCATGCTGCTGAGAAAATAGGCCAGACTCTGTTCGTAGCCGCTACGGCGAAAGATATTGTCCCAGAATGGATTCACGCCTTATTCCTTCATTTAAGTGGAGAGTATAACTTAATCAATCATAACGGTTTGCTATTATAGCAATAAGTTCAGTAAGTACCAGACAAAAAGGGATTGATATAAACAGGCCTTTATTTAGTTGTCCTTCTTGAACTATTCTACAGCTATGATTTCCATTGATTTAAAAAAATATCCCATTGGCTCCCGGGCGTCTATCAGATGTTTAGTAAAGACGATGAGGTTCTTTATGTCGGAAAGGCCAAACTATTGCGCAATCGTTTGCGCAGTTATTTTTCAGCTCGTGGTGATGGTCGCTTGCATATTCCCCTCCTGATGGAAAAGGTGCAGAGGATTGAGGTGATTATTACCGATACGGAAAAAGAGGCTTTGCTACTTGAGAACACTCTGATAAAGAAATATCGTCCGCACTACAATATTGATTTACGTGATGATAAGACCTATGTCTCTGTCAGGATTGACCTCAACGACCCCTTTCCCATGATGCAGGTGGTGCGACAGGTAAAGAATGATGGTGCTCACTACTTTGGACCATACTCCTCGGCTTCAGCTATTCGGGAAACACTCAAGGAAATTTATCGCATTTTCCTTTGCGGCATTCTTCTATTGCGCGTTGTCGTAAACGGGGTCGCCCTTGTCTATTTCATCAAATTGGGCAATGCAGTGCCCTTGTCATGGGAAGATCAGTCAAGGCGATTATCGCAAACTGGTTAGAAGGGGTGATTCAACTGCTGGAAGGGAGAGAGTCGGAAGTCATTGCCCAGTTACAGCAGCGGATGGGGAGTTGCTGCAGAAGAAATGCGTTTTGAGGATGCAGCACGGTTACGTGACCAGATTAATGCCATTGAGAAGAGCATCGAAAAACAAAAAGTTACTGAATATGGAGGTGGCAATCAAGATGTGATCGGGTTGCATGAGGATGGTGGCGAGGTTGAGGTAACGTTGCTTTTTGTCCGTCACGGGAGATTGATTGGCCGACGGAGCTATCCTCTTGAATGGAAACTGGATTTGCCGGAATTGCTCAGTAGTTTTTTACAGGAATACTACTCTCGGCAGGTTATTCTCCCGATCAACTGTTACTCCCTTTTTCCTTAGAGAGCGCTGAACTTCTAGGTGAATGGCTGAGTGAAAAGCGGGGCAAAAAAGTGCGATTGCTGGCGCCGCAACGTGGTGAAAAAAAACGTCTCTGTCAAATGGCACAACGAAACGCCGCAGAATCATACCGTCAGAGAGGTCAACGAAAGCAAGCTCGTGAAGGGTTGCTTGAAGAATTGCGAGTCAAATTTCATCTCCCTTGTCTGCCGGCACGGATTGAGTGTTACGATATTTCAAATGTTCAGGGAAATCAATCGGTTGGTAGTATGGTTGTCTTGCTTCATGGTGAGCCTGCCAAAGCAGAATATCGGCGTTTCAAAATTAAAACAGTCGAAGGAGCGGATGATTATGCATCTTTGCTGGAGGTCTTAAGACGACGCTTGTCGCGGGGCGTTAAGGAAGGCGTTCTCCCTGACATGATTTTAATCGATGGAGGTAAAGGGCAGCTGGGAGTGTTAACCATGGTGCTGGATGAATTTAATTTGCAGAGCAGCATTGGAGCTGTCGGCATTGCTAAAAGCCGGGTGATGGCCAATGTCCGGGGTAAGGCCGTTGAACGTAGTGAAGAACGGTTTTTCCTTCCGGGACGGAAAAATCCGGTGAGCTTCCGGCATGGATCGGCGAGTTTATTTCTATTACAAAGATTGCGTGACGAGGCCCACCGTTTTGCCATTACTTACCATCGCAAGTTACGGAATAAAGCCAGCTTGCGCTCTTCGTTGGAAGATATTCCCGGTGTAGGACCCAGTCGTCGCAAGGCATTATTGAAACATTTTGGAAGTCTGAAAAAAATCCGTTCTGCTTCACTGGAGCAATTACAGCAGATGCCCGGGATGCCTGCAGGGTTAGCAGAGACGATTTTTCGGGTTTTACAGGAGAAATGATCAGACCTTCATCTCTTACCTTTTCAAAAACTCTAGCTGTTATTTCAATATAAAAGCCCTGAGCTCTTCTTCCGAACTTTCCAACCTGGGCTCTTTGCGGTAAAAGATTTTCTTGTTGTCACGATGAACATTTTTACAATAAAGGCCCGTCTATCAAATGATAAACGGGCCTTTATCTCACTCTTTATGCAGATTTTCAGAATTTGCCAAATTCATCATCGTCCAGAGCAATCGTTTGTTGTGGCTTTTGGGGCGCTGGTTGTCCCCAGCTGCTATTCGGCTTTTTCTGAATTGCTGGTCGAGATAACGGTACAGGATTTTCAAATTGCTGACTTTGTCCTCTTAATTTAAAACCCTTCAGCATGTTGAGGAGTTCAGCGGCCTGACTGGATAACTCTTCAGCGGCTGCGGCACTTTCTTCTGCTGTCGCTGTATTCTGCTGGATGGCTTGATCAATCTGCCCCAGCCCTTCGTTGATCTGCCCAATCCCCTCGGCTTGTTCGTTTGAAGCTGCAGCAATCTCTTCAGCTAATACGGAAACCTTTAACACACTGCCATATACGGATTCCAGAGATTCAGCCGTCTGATTGGCAATCAGCTCGCCATTCTTGGTTTTTTGTACGGAACCTTCAATCAGTTCAGCAGTCTCTGAGGCGGCTTTAGCGCTACGGGCCGCGAGGTTTCGGACCTCTTCTGCGACAACAGCGAATCCTTTACCATGTTGCCCAGCGCGAGCCGCCTCAACGGCAGCATTGAGTGCGAGCAGGTTGGTCTGAAAGGCGATCTCGTCAATAACTTTAATTATTTTGTTGATGCTTTGTCCTGCTTCACTGATCTCACCCATTGCAGAAACCATCTGTCCCATTCTTGTTTTGCCCTCTTCCGTGGCCAGTTTTGCTTCACTTGAAAGGTCATTCACCTGGCTGGCATTATCTGCATTGAGTTTTGTCTGGCTCGACATTTCATTGAGAGAGCTGGAAATTTCTTCCAGTGATGCTGCTGATTCTGTTGCCCCCTCTGAAAGAGTTTGACTTGAATCAGCTATTTGTTCACTGGCAGATGTGATTTGTTCGCCGGCTCTTTGTATTTGTTGCATTGTTGCATTAAGATTGTCACTGACTTTTTTTAATGCCATGCGGGTTCCGTCGTTGTCATCTCTCGGAACAGGATTAAAGGTGATATCACCGGCAGCGAGGCGATTTAAGGTGGGTAAGAGAACGGTTTCAAAATTGTTGTTCAAATTATCCATCGCTTCCCCAAGGTGACCGATCTCATCTTTTCTTTGCAAATCAAGACGAATTTGGTAGTGCCCCTTTTCAATTTCGTCGATCATGTGGACGGTTTTCTTTATTGGCTGTGACAGAGAGCGTGCTAGAATATATGCCGTTGCGATAGAAACTGAAATCACCAATAAAATCATTGTCAATATTGAATAAAATATTGTGTTGATTTTACTTTCCAAGTCATCCATATAAACGCCACAACCGACAATCCAGTTCCAGTTCTTGGTTCTCTTGACAAACGATAACTTTGGCTGCGGTTTTGTCTTGCCTGGTTTTTCCCACATGTAATTGACAAAGCCCGATCCTGTTTGTTCCGTCTCTTTAACCATTTCAACGAATAGATGTTTTCCGGTTGGGTCGGCCGACCGGGACAAGTCGTTTCCGTCGAGTGCCGGTTTGATCGGGTGCATGATCATTCTGGGTTGAGTGTCATTGATCCAGAAGTAGAGTTTACCTTGTTCAAGGCGTAAGTTTTTAATTGTTTCTTTGGCGTTGTTTTGAGCTTGTTCAACTGTGAGTATTCCTTCGCTTGCGAGTTGACTGTTATGATCAATAATGCCCACGGCGGTTTCAACCGCTGCTTTGAGCTTTAATTCGGCTGTCTTGAAAATTTGGTTTCGATAGCCTATATAAACCCAACTGATTGCGAGAATAAAAATAAAGATAATCAGCGTGATGACCAGATAAATTTTTGTGCTGATTTTAAAATTTCCAAAAGACATAGGTGAACCCCTTACACATTAACTAAGTTGATTTTGTTCTCAAGAGCATTCTCGTAAGGACTACGGAGTATTGACCTTGGTGAAAATTAATTTGACCTTCCTATTTTGAATTAATTAAGTTTAATTGTCAATATGTAATCTCGGTTCATTGTTTTTAAGGCAAAAAAAAACCTCTGGAAATCTCCAGAGGTTTTTTAATAGAGGCAGTGAAAATTGTTACTCGATATTCACCTCGGCATTTTCCATGATCAGATTATATTTGTAGCCGTAGCCGAAGTCTTTATCGAGAGTCAGTGGACCGCTGGCAACAACAGTGTCTCCAACTTTGACTTGCACTCCACTTGTGACCGTCAGATCATTTGTTCCAGACGCTTGATCACCGCTACCATCCTGGAGATGAATCCAGTTGGTTCCCATGATTTGGGGACTGAATTTGACGACTTTGCCCCTCAAAGTCACGGTTTTTTCAGACAAATCAGCTTTCCCGGCATAGATTTCACCAATTGTCAGTCCGCCATCAGCTTTTTGAATCGCAGTCAAATCTACTTCAGGGGGAGCTGTATTGGCATTGATCGGCGGGTGACCTTCTGGCATCTGCATGCTGGCAGGAGAGGCTGCTGATCCCATGCCCGAAGCGCCGACGTTGGGGTTGCTGGCATTCAAAACCGCTTCTACGAAGTAGACGACATCAAAATCACGATCCAATGTCTGGCTATGGTAGTTATGCATTGCCATGCCTTCGGGAACCATAACTTCATCACCGACACTGACAGCGAATTCTGGAGCAGCAGCCCAGATTTTTTCTGTACCGTCATCGACATAAACGTAGGTATAGCCGGCTGCATTCATAGTTTCAACGACAGTTCCAGCTGTTTGTCCTGGTGCTTCTGACGCTGCAGAAGTTGGAGTGGCTGCTGCTGAGGGATTTTCTGCTGGTGCCGGATTTTCTGTTGCTGTGGATTGAACGGGTTCGTTCTTGCTGCAGGCAATCAGCGGTGAAAACAGAAATAAGACAATGAATAAGATGTTCAGTTTTTTCACTTTTAGTCCTCCATGCGGGTTTTCCAGAAAAGATTCTTGATCTTTTTTCTACAGGATTAATATTGCAAAAAATAGCATGGCTTTTTAAGTTCAGACAAGTGGATTACTGCTCAGGCTGCATTTCTGCGGGAATGCACAGATTGCGTCCGTACAAATGGGACATATCTTTTAGGCGCTTGATGATGTCTGCGGAGAGCGCCTCGGAGTTGTAACGCCATTGCCAGTTTCCTGTTGCTGTTCCCGGGATATTCATACGACTTGATTCTGGAAGGGAAAGAATATCCTGCAGGGGAATGATAGCCAGGAGAGCTGTGCTTGATAGAGCTGTTTCAATCAGTGTCCATGGCATTTTATCACAGGGGTTCTGGAGAAAATCACGGACCCGTTGCTGGGCTGCTTCATCAAGGCCCTGCCACCAGCCAAGGGTGGTGTTATTATCATGGGTCCCAGGGTAGATGACGGCGTTTGCGTCGATATTTGCCGGCAAATAAGGGTTGTCCATATCAGAATCAAAAGCAAACTGGAGAATTATCATCCCTGGAAAGCCAAATTGATCTCTCAATTTTATCACATCCGGTGTGAGAATTCCGAGGTCTTCTGCAATAAGCGGCAATGTGCTCCCGAATTCTTGCTGTAATAGCTTAAATAATTGCTTGCCGGGGATGTCGATCCAGGAACCGTTTTCAGCTGTTGTTTCAGCTGCTGGAATGGCCCAGCAAGAGGAAAAACCGCGAAAGTGATCGATGCGTAACAGGTCGAACAGCTCCAGATTCCAACGAAACCGTTTTAGCCACCATGAAAAGTTGTCTTCTGACATCTTTTCCCAGCGATAAAGTGGGTTTCCCCAGCGCTGACCCGTACTGCTGAAGTAGTCGGGTGGAACTCCAGCAACCAATGAAGCCCGATCTTCATCATCCAGATAAAACAGTTCACGGTTCCTCCAGACATCAACAGAGTCTTCAGCAACAAAAATGGGTAAATCTCCAAAAATTTTGATTCCTTTAGCGTTGGCGTACTGCTTTAATGTCAGCCATTGCTCAAAAAAAACAAATTGAAAATATTTTTGCCGGCTGATGTTTTCCTGAAGTTTGTCCGCCCATTCGTGCATGGCATCGGGCTGTCTCTGTCTGATGCTCTGAGGCCATTGTTGCCAGTTCTGGTCCTGGAAATGTTCACGTAAAGATTCAAACAAAGCATAATCATCAAGCCAATCACGCTGATTGGTACAGAACAGTTCAAAGCTGGTTTTCCGGGAGAGAGACCCGCGCAGGGTGAAATTCTTATGTGCCAATTGCAGAACGGGTCGCTGCAAGCGAGACGCAGCGGAAAAATCAGCAATATCGACTGATGGAAAAGGGGGAGGTAGATCAGACTTGCGTAAATCGCCGGCTTCAGTCAGTAAATTGAGATTGATCAGTAAAGGATTGCCGGCAAAAGCTGAAAAATTGCTATAGGGACAGTTGCCGTAGCCGATTGGGCCCAGAGGCAGCAACTGCCAGGTTGATTGTCCTGCCGCTACGAGAGAGTCAACAAAACGATAAGCTTCTGGGCCAAGTGAGCCTATGGCCTGTTCTCCTGGAAGTGATGTCGGGTGGAGTAAGACCCCGCTCTGGCGTTGCGTAAGCATGTCAGTTCCAATAATTTATATGAGCCACCAAGACTCTGGAAGTTGCAAGAAGTCCTTTGCGGCAAGACGTTAAAGAACGAAGTTCAGAATCTTCTGTCTGGAATGACAAAGCATAACATAAGATTGAGATTATGAAATTCTGTTTTCCGGCATTGGAGTTTTAAGTCTTCCTGGCGTTCTTGGTGTCTTGGTGGCTAACTTTAATGTTTATGGGCAGATAAGCCGTCCTGCTTGACATTGAACTTCGACCATCTCAAACATGTTGGTTGTTCGACCGACCTGTAACTGATCTTTTTTCTGATAGAAGTCCAGGCACAGTCCACAACTGGCGATATCAACACCACGGGACACCAGTGTTTGTAGAGCTTCAAGAACGTCAGAGCCTTCTGTGGTGAGGTCAATACCACTGTTGACGAAAAGAATGATATCAGGAAGTGGATCCATTTCCAGTAGCGTTGTCAGGAAATTTCGCATCAGGACACGGCCAAATTCATCGTCACCATTTCCCATCCTGTTGCTACCACAATAAATAACCGTTTTTCCTGAAACTCCGACTGCAGATTCTGTTTCACTCGGTGTTGTTGTTTCAGTTTCCCCCTCGGCAGGTGTTAATTTGAGTCGGAAATTGGTCCCCACAGCTTCAGCAGACGCCTGGTAGTTCATTTTTTCAGCCAGGCGGGAGACATTGTCTCGACCGGCCTGATCGCCGACCAGAACTTCCAGAGCTTGTCCTGGATTGGCAAGGATCTGTTTACGAGTCTCAACAACCGGATAAGGGCATTGATGTTGGCTGTAGTCAAGTTTAATCATGGTATTTCCTCCTGTAAGTTTAAATGAGTATCAAGATTATAATATCTACCAGATAAAGTACAATGGGAAGATCATGGCTAATGACCGCTTAAGCCAATAAGAATAATTTCTAGATCGATAAGAAATGCTTATTTATCAAAGGGTTTTAGATATTTATAGCACTATATTATGTATTAAATATCATTTGGCCGTGTGGGAATTATTTTGATGGCTTTTTATATCGTAGAAGACAGTAATGAATTGAAATTAAAGGGAGTTTTTCCATATCACATATATTTATGTGGGTATAAGAAACACTATATATATAATTATTCGAAATATTGGTTAAAAATGACTTGAAAACAATAAATAGAGGTGTTAGTAGACATATCGTCGTCGATCGTTCTTATCAGTGGGGCACAGACTGAGTGCCGTAATTAAACATTAACCAAGGAGATAAAAATGAACTGGAAAGCTTTTTTGATGATTGGATTAATTTTGACTGCATTCACTGCAACAAGTGCTTTAGCTGTCGAAGGTGGCAACGCACGAAAAGGGAAGCACCTCTTTAAAAAGAGCTGTAAGAGCTGTCATGGCTCTGGTGGTGAAGGCGGTGAATTGACCCCAATGTCAAAGACCATGTCACAGTGGGATCGCTTTTTCAAAAAGAAAACAGAAGATCATCCCGGTGATGTTTTTAAAACAATTTCAGACAAAGATAAGAAAGATATCAATCAGTTTTTGCATGACAGCGCTGCTGATTCACCAGCTCCTGCTACGTGTGGCTAAGTAATAAAGAATTACAAGAGCAACAAACCATAGGAGGTAACACTGTATGAATCGTTTTATTGTTCTACTGCTAGCCATATTACTGACACTCCCTGCCGTGTCTTTTGCCGCTCCGACGATTGAAGAGCTGCAGAAGCAAATCGCTGATATCGTCGAAGAACTGGACGATCTCAATGATCGCCTTGATAAGCCGGAGCGGCATTCTGCTCTGGACAGAATCAGCTTTTCAGGTGATCTTCGCACGACTGCTGATTCGATCCATTATCAGGATGTGACATTTAATCCTGGGATCAAGGTCGACTACTCAGACTTTTTTGGTCAACTTTATGCCCAAAATTTCGGAACCATTGATATGGGTGTTGGCGCAGATGGCATCCCCATGACAGCTGATGACACAGGTGGATTGCCACAATTAATGGGAGAATATTTCGGTTTCCTAAATGGTGGTCCAGCCCCTACTACTGATCCGGCAACCATTTTCGGAGCGGATTCAGGCGCTTTTCAAACGTTTTTCAGCCAATTACAAAGTTTGCCGCAAGAGCAGCAACTTAAAATTCTTGGCGCGATGTTTGCCGGGGGGGTTGGCACTTACCCTATGGCAGCAGCAGCGCAAAAATCTAATATCAACAACGATATCATGTACACAACCCGTCTTCGTCTCAACATGAAAGCGGATATTGCCAGAAACATGAACTTTGCTGGTCGTCTCAATATGTACAAAGCCTGGGGGGATTCCTCCGGTTCCCGAGTGTTTGACTCCTGGGATGCTTTTGCCATGGACGGGACCAGCAGTGGTAAACCTTCTGGTGATACTTTGCATGTGGAGCGGGCATTTTTTAACTGGAAAGATATTGCCGGTAGTGATTTTTACTTCTCTGTTGGGCGCCGTCCTTCAACCTACGGCCCTCCTTCCAACTATCGTGAAAATGAGCTGCGTGGTGGTACCCCATCGGGACATCTGGTTAACTTCAACTTTGATGGTTTCACCCTTGGCTATCATTTAAGTGAAATCACCGGGATTGAAGGTCAATCAGTCCGTTTTTGCTATGGTCAGGGCTTTGAATCTGAATATGGCAACGGTTCTTTGTTCAACGGTGACATTACCTCAAATCTTGAAGATACCCACTTAGGTGGCTTCAATATCGATGTCTTCAACGACGGCAAGACCCTGGTTCAGGCAACCTTGTTCCGTGCTCAGGATGTCGTTGATGGTTTTACTGGTGTTTTTGCTTTCCCAACCCAGTTTGCTGAGCTGTTTGCAGGTACCCTGTATACAGATATGCAAAAATTCCAAAACATGAACTTTAACGTACGTTATACCCCAAGCACCGTTATTGGTAAC
This window encodes:
- a CDS encoding methyl-accepting chemotaxis protein; amino-acid sequence: MSFGNFKISTKIYLVITLIIFIFILAISWVYIGYRNQIFKTAELKLKAAVETAVGIIDHNSQLASEGILTVEQAQNNAKETIKNLRLEQGKLYFWINDTQPRMIMHPIKPALDGNDLSRSADPTGKHLFVEMVKETEQTGSGFVNYMWEKPGKTKPQPKLSFVKRTKNWNWIVGCGVYMDDLESKINTIFYSILTMILLVISVSIATAYILARSLSQPIKKTVHMIDEIEKGHYQIRLDLQRKDEIGHLGEAMDNLNNNFETVLLPTLNRLAAGDITFNPVPRDDNDGTRMALKKVSDNLNATMQQIQRAGEQITSASEQIADSSQTLSEGATESAASLEEISSSLNEMSSQTKLNADNASQVNDLSSEAKLATEEGKTRMGQMVSAMGEISEAGQSINKIIKVIDEIAFQTNLLALNAAVEAARAGQHGKGFAVVAEEVRNLAARSAKAASETAELIEGSVQKTKNGELIANQTAESLESVYGSVLKVSVLAEEIAAASNEQAEGIGQINEGLGQIDQAIQQNTATAEESAAAAEELSSQAAELLNMLKGFKLRGQSQQFENPVPLSRPAIQKKPNSSWGQPAPQKPQQTIALDDDEFGKF
- the malQ gene encoding 4-alpha-glucanotransferase, which codes for MLTQRQSGVLLHPTSLPGEQAIGSLGPEAYRFVDSLVAAGQSTWQLLPLGPIGYGNCPYSNFSAFAGNPLLINLNLLTEAGDLRKSDLPPPFPSVDIADFSAASRLQRPVLQLAHKNFTLRGSLSRKTSFELFCTNQRDWLDDYALFESLREHFQDQNWQQWPQSIRQRQPDAMHEWADKLQENISRQKYFQFVFFEQWLTLKQYANAKGIKIFGDLPIFVAEDSVDVWRNRELFYLDDEDRASLVAGVPPDYFSSTGQRWGNPLYRWEKMSEDNFSWWLKRFRWNLELFDLLRIDHFRGFSSCWAIPAAETTAENGSWIDIPGKQLFKLLQQEFGSTLPLIAEDLGILTPDVIKLRDQFGFPGMIILQFAFDSDMDNPYLPANIDANAVIYPGTHDNNTTLGWWQGLDEAAQQRVRDFLQNPCDKMPWTLIETALSSTALLAIIPLQDILSLPESSRMNIPGTATGNWQWRYNSEALSADIIKRLKDMSHLYGRNLCIPAEMQPEQ
- the yedF gene encoding sulfurtransferase-like selenium metabolism protein YedF, which translates into the protein MIKLDYSQHQCPYPVVETRKQILANPGQALEVLVGDQAGRDNVSRLAEKMNYQASAEAVGTNFRLKLTPAEGETETTTPSETESAVGVSGKTVIYCGSNRMGNGDDEFGRVLMRNFLTTLLEMDPLPDIILFVNSGIDLTTEGSDVLEALQTLVSRGVDIASCGLCLDFYQKKDQLQVGRTTNMFEMVEVQCQAGRLICP
- a CDS encoding cytochrome c, giving the protein MNWKAFLMIGLILTAFTATSALAVEGGNARKGKHLFKKSCKSCHGSGGEGGELTPMSKTMSQWDRFFKKKTEDHPGDVFKTISDKDKKDINQFLHDSAADSPAPATCG
- a CDS encoding DUF3373 family protein — encoded protein: MNRFIVLLLAILLTLPAVSFAAPTIEELQKQIADIVEELDDLNDRLDKPERHSALDRISFSGDLRTTADSIHYQDVTFNPGIKVDYSDFFGQLYAQNFGTIDMGVGADGIPMTADDTGGLPQLMGEYFGFLNGGPAPTTDPATIFGADSGAFQTFFSQLQSLPQEQQLKILGAMFAGGVGTYPMAAAAQKSNINNDIMYTTRLRLNMKADIARNMNFAGRLNMYKAWGDSSGSRVFDSWDAFAMDGTSSGKPSGDTLHVERAFFNWKDIAGSDFYFSVGRRPSTYGPPSNYRENELRGGTPSGHLVNFNFDGFTLGYHLSEITGIEGQSVRFCYGQGFESEYGNGSLFNGDITSNLEDTHLGGFNIDVFNDGKTLVQATLFRAQDVVDGFTGVFAFPTQFAELFAGTLYTDMQKFQNMNFNVRYTPSTVIGNINLVALGFTREEDNGINWFGSFGMTQLESNGNAGMFGGMGNDAVFEAQLSDDGSEIYMVPARAEDDDTQEGYGVYVGIQVPAPMGKFGLEYNYGSKYWTPFTQAQDDLIGSKLSTRGHVGEVYYIFDINPRAFIKIGGLYYDYEYTGSGSPVGKPVKVSDVQDGVAYSLLPVIDTAWDAYAKITMQF